The stretch of DNA GGAATGAGCGGAAGCCAAAGAGGCATTCACGTGGTATAGTGGTTGCGGCAAGAAAGAAGCGGCGACAGGCTTCTTCACAATATGGATACTTTTGTCGTTAAGGAGGAGGATTTATGTACAAAAAACTTTTTATTCCGGGGCCAACAGATGTCACGCCCGAGGTACTGGAGAAAATGGCTACGCCCATGATCGGGCATCGCACGAAAGAGGCGACAGCGCTCCAGCAAAGTGCATCTGAAAAACTTCAAAAACTCATGTATACAGAAAATACCATCCTCTTGTCCACCTCGTCGGGGACCGGCCTGATGGAGGGTTCCATCCGCAGCTGCACGCTTAAGAAGGCGGCTGTTTTCTCCGTTGGGGCCTTTGGTGACCGCTGGTATGATCTGGCTGAACAAAACGGGGTGCCGGCCGATATCTTCCGGTCCGAACCGGGCCAGCCGACGACACCTGAAATGGTTGATCAGGCCTTGAGCACGGGTGACTACGACGTGGTTACCGTAACCCACAATGAGACCAGCTCTGGCATCGTCAACCCCTGTGCGGAGATCGGCGAAGTGATCCGGAAGTACCCCGGTGTCCTTTACCTGGTCGATGCGGTCTCTTCCCTGGGAGGCGCCAAAATTGAGGTCGACAAATGGGGGATTGATGTCTGCATCGCGTCGACACAGAAGTGCCTGGCGCTGCCTCCGGGGCTCAGTCTCTGCTCCGTGTCGGAGAGGGCAATTGAAGCGGCCAAACAGGTTGAAAAACGCGGTTATTATCTTGACCTGGTCCGCCTTTACAAGCGGGTGAAAAAAGATTACCAATATCCCTCCACACCCTCGTTGTCGCACATGTTTGCCCTTGATTACCAACTGGACCGGATTCTTGAGGAGGGTCTGGACAACCGTTTTGACCGTCACCAGAGGCTGGCGGAGATAGTCAGGGCCTGGGCGGAAAAACACTTTTCGCTTTTTGCCAAAGAGGGCTTCCGCTCCAATACCGTGACCTGCATCAACAATGAAGATGCCTTTGTCTTTGCCGATCTGAGCAGTGCCTTGCTGGAACGTGGTTTCCGGATCGGAAGCGGTTACGGGCCTTTCAAGGCCACTACCTTCCGGATCGCGACCATGGGAGAACTGCAGGAGGAGACTTTGCGCGAGCTCCTGGCAAATATTGATGAAATTCTGGGACTGGAGGCATAAAGATGGCATTGATTTTGGCCAATGATGGCATTGATAAAAAAGCTGAACTTAAGCTGATCGAACTCGGCCATGAAGTCGACACAAAAAAATATGAGGGGGAGGATCTGCTGAAAAGACTTGGTGAAGTGGATTGCGTAATCGTCAGAAGTGCGACCAAGATCCGCGATCCCCAGGTCGATGCCGGAGCGTCAGGCAAACTGAAGCTGATCATCCGCGGCGGCGTGGGACTTGACAACATCAATGTCGACTATGCTGAATCCAGGGGCATCAAGGTGCGCAACACGCCAGCCGCTTCGAGCAGTGCCGTAGCCGAGTTGGCGCTTGGCCACATGTTGACCATGGCCCGCCACATCGGAGAGGCCAATGTCACCATGCGGCAGGGCAAGTGGCTGAAAAAAGAATACTCCGGGACGGAGATCGCCGGCAAGAAATTGGGCCTCATCGGGTTTGGCCGGATCGGCAACTCACTGGCTGTCAAATGCCTGGCCCTTGGCATGGAGGTCATGTTCACCGATATCCAGGATTTGGAGTGTGACATCTGCCCCCAGGTCAAATTCGATCAGGTGCTGGCTGAGTCAGATTATGTTTCCATCCACATTCCTTTTGAAGGCGGCGCCCCGCTGATCGGGAAAAAGGAAATCGACCGGATGAAAGACGGGGTCTTCATCATCAACTGTGCCAGGGGCGGGATTGTAGACGAAGATGCCCTGGTTGATGCCATCGAAGCGGGCAAGGTGCGCGGGGCTGCCCTGGATGTTTTCCGGGAGGAGCCTCTGACCAACCAGCGCCTGCTCCAGTGCGACAAAATTTCGCTGACTCCGCACATCGGCGCTGCGACGGCTGAAGCCCAGGCACGGATCGGCGACGTGATCGTCGATATTGTCAAGGAGATCCTGTAAATGGCGGTAGTAAGACCTTTCAGGGCCGTACGCCCCCTTCCCAGTCTGGCTGAACAGATCGCCAGCTTGCCTTATGATGTCATGGACCGGGCGGAAGCCAAAGCCATGGCAGGGAACAATGAGTTAAGTTTTCTTCACGTAGTGCGGGCAGAAATTGACCTGCCCGATTCGGTCGATGATTATGCGGACCAGGTCTACGAAAAAGGATGTCAGCGTTTGCGCCGGATGATGGCGGACGGCGTCCTGGTTCAGGATCAGCAGCCTTTCTTCTACATCTACCGGCAGATCATGAAGGGCCGCGTCCAGACAGGTCTGGTTGCGACCTTTTCAGTCGATGAATACCTGTCCAACAAGATTAAGAAACACGAGTTCACCCGCAAGGAGAAAGAAGTGGACAGAACACGCCATTTCGACACCTGCGATGCCCATACGGAGCCCGTTTTCCTGACTTACAGGTGGCAGGAGGCCATCGACCGGCTGATCGCCGACTTTATCAAATTCACGGAACCCGTCTACGATTTCAAGACGGAAGACCAGATCACTCACATTTTCTGGGTTCTGGATGATCCTGAAACTATTTCCCAGTTGGAATCACTTTTTGCCGGGATCCCCTCGCTTTACATCGCCGATGGCCATCACCGCTCGGCTGTGTCCGCCAATGTAGCGCTGAAGAGGCGGGAAGAGTATCCCGATGCGCCTGCTGATGCTGAATTCAATTATTTCATGGCCGTTGTCTTCCCGGACCAGGATCTCTTCATCATGGACTACAACCGTCTGGTCAAAGACTTGAATGGCATGACACCCGCGGAGTTCCTGGAAAGGATTGGCGGGATTTACCAGGTTGAGCGGGTGAACCAGGCTTTCCATCCTCACCGGAAAGCGGAGATGTGCATGTATCTGGATGGCAGCTGGTACAAGCTGACCGCTCCCCCCTCTCTTTTTGAGGGCCTGGATCCGGTCCGCCGGCTCGATGTTTCGATTTTGCAGGACAATGTTCTGACGCCCCTGCTCGATATCGACGACCCCAGAACCTCCATGCGAATTGACTTCGTTGGCGGCATCCGGGGGCTTGACGAGCTGAAGCGCCGCGTTGATGCTGGCTGGGCCGCAGCCTTTGCCATGTGCCCGACTACCATGGATGACCTGCTGGCCATTGCGGACGCGGAAATGGTCATGCCGCCAAAATCGACCTGGTTTGAACCCAAACTGAGGTCGGGGCTTTTCGTCCACCTGCTTTCCAACTGACGTTCAGGCAGGAATCAGACGGGACCATGCCACAGCTGGATAAAGCCCTTCCTCATCGGTTATCGGCCGAAAGGGAGGGCTTTTTGCCAATCTTTGAAGCCCTGCCGCTCGGCCTGGCCCCCATGGCGGGTTTTTCCACCGCACCTTTTCGCACCCTGGCCGCACGGCTGGGGGCTTCCTTCACCATAACCGAGCTGGTGTCCGCTCGCGGAATCCGCCATGATCCCGGCCTGAAACGGTCGGCCCGCTATCTGCAGCCGACCGGAGGGGACAAGCCCTGGGGGATTCAGCTTTTTGGCCAGGATCCGGGGGATTTTGCCTTTGCCATCGACCGTGTGCTGTCAGAACCGCTCTATCGGCCAGTTTCTTTCATCGATATCAATATGGGCTGCCCTGCCCCCAAAGTCCTGAAGGAGGGGGCAGGCTGTGCATTGATGCGGGACAGACAGCAGGTCGAGCGGATTATCAGGGCCGCCGTCCGGACCGCAGGGAGGGAGGGTTGCCCGGTAACCGCCAAGATCCGGTCAGGCATTTCTCCCGATGCCGTCAATGCTGTCGAAATTGCCAGGGCCATCGAACAGGGCGGCGCGGCTGCAGTGACTGTTCACGCCAGAACCCTTGATCAGTATTACCGGGGCAGGGCTGACTGGGAAGTCATCGGCCGGGTGAAGCAGGCCCTATCCATCCCTGTATTTGGAAACGGTGACATCAGGCAGCCGGGCGATCTGGAAAAAATGCGGTCGGAAACGGCCTGCGACGGTTTTATGGTCGGCCGGGCCGCCCGGGGCAACCCCTTCATTTTCAGGGCCCTCCGACAGGGGCCGTCCGAAGTATCCACGGATCAATGGCTGGCTGTCATGATCGAACACCTGGATGCGACGGTTGAAGCCCTGGGGGAGACGACTGCTGTCAAGGAAATGCGATCGCATTTCGCTTTTTACCTGCGGGGATTCGAAAGGTCTCCGCAGTTCAGGCGGCAGGTTATGGTGCCGGCAAGACGTGATGGTGTGGTCGCCGTTTTGCGGGAAGCCGCAAAGTTCAGACAGGCCAGCCGTTTGCTATACTGAAGCTCAATCAAACTGAAAATTCGACTCATCGTGTCAGCAAGGAGAGTGAGTATGGAAAGGAAAACGGAATACATCGATTCGTCCGATGGCAGTACGCACTTATACGTGCAGATCTGGGAACCCGACGGACCTCCAAGGGCCGTCCTGCAAATCGCGCACGGCATGGTGGAGTTTATTGATCGTTATGACCGTTTCGCCCGCGTTCTGGCGGGCGAAGGCATTTTAGTCGCTGGAAACGATCACCTGGGACACGGGGGGTCGGTTAAGTCAAAAGACGATTGGGGGTTTTTTGCCGAAAAAAACGGCAACCGCTGTGTCGTGGAAGACATGCGCTCCCTGCAGTATCTCCTGCGGGAGCGGTACCCATCCATTCCGCAGTTTATTCTCGGGCATTCCATGGGATCCTTTCTGGTGCGCCAATACCTCCATACCTACCCGGAAGACCGTTTTTCCGGTGCCATTATCCTGGGGACAGGCATGCAGCCGGCCTGGCTTCTGTCAACAGGCCTGATCCTGGCCAGAATTATCAGGGCAGTCAAGGGGCCGCGTCACCGAAGCAGGTTCCTGACCAAACTGTCGCTGGGCAGCAACAACAAACATTTCAAGCCCAGCCGGACCCCCTGCGACTGGCTGACACGGGATCAAGCCATTGTCGACCTTTACTGCGCTGACGAACGCAACCGGTTCAAGTTCACAGCCAGTGCCTTCCTTGACATGTTTGAAGGCATTAGAACCCTCTATTCAAAGAAGAACCTGAAGAAGATGGACACAAGGACACCCCTGCTGATCGCAAGCGGGAGTGATGACCCGGTGGGATCCATGGGCAAGGCGGCGCCCGCTTATGGCAGGCAGCTGAAAGCGCTGGGATTTCAGGACGTCACAGTCAAACTCTACCCGGGGGCGCGCCATGAGCTGGTCAATGAGACAAATCATGACCAGGTGGACCAGGACATCATTTCTTTTGTCCTCGAGCACACAGACTTGAAAAGCAGGAGCGAATGATGGCGACTTACATGCCGGAACCTTATCGGATCAAGATGGTCGAACCGCTGAAAGTGACCACCAGGAAAGAACGTGAAGAAGCGATCCGCCGGGCACACTTCAACCTGTTCGGTCTCAAAAGTGATGAAATCTACATCGACATGCTTACCGACAGCGGAACAGGCGCCATGTCAGACCGCCAATGGGCGGCCATCATGATGGGGGATGAAAGTTATGCGGGGTCCCGCAGTTACTACAGCCTGATGGAGGTCTGCCAGGAGCTTTTTGGGTGGAAATACTTCCAGCCGGTCCATCAGGGACGGGCCGCGGAAAAAGTCCTCTTTCCCAACCTGTTGAAAAAAGGACAGATCTCCATCTCCAATATGCATTTTGATACGACTGCCGGACACGTCATGCTGTGCGGCGCCAAACCGGTCAACTGCGTCGATCCGCGGGCACTTGATCCGGATTCCCTTTATCCCTTCAAGGGCAACATGGACAATGCACACCTTGAAGAGTTGATTGAACAATACGGCCACGGCCAGGTGGGCATGATCGTCATTACTGTGACCTGCAATTCTGCCGGAGGCCAGCCCGTTTCCCTGGCCAACATGGAGGAAACAGCAGCCATTGCCCGGCTGCACGGGATACCGCTCGTCATTGACGCGGCCCGCTTCGCCGAGAACGCCTTTTTCATCAAAGAGCGCGAAGAAGGTCAATCAAGCCGATCCATCCGCGAAATCGTCCGCCTCATGTTTGCCCATGCGGACGCCTTCACTTTCTCCGCCAAGAAAGATGGCATCGTCAACATGGGCGGACTGGTGGCCGTGCGCGAGGACGAAAAACTGATCGAAGGCGTAAGACGCCAGGTGGTTCCCAGTGAGGGCTTCTTGTCCTACGGAGGCCTGGCGGGCCGCGACATGGAAGCACTGGCGGTGGGTCTGGAAGAGGGTCTTGACGAGGCCTTTCTTCGTTCCTATACGGGCCAGACCCGCTATCTGGTCGACCGTTTCATTGAGGAGGGGATTCCCTGCCAGCGGCCAGCGGGCGGGCATGCGGTTTTTGTCGATGCCGGAAGGCTTCTGCCCCATATCTCCTACGACCGCTTCCCCGCCCAGTCTCTTTGTGTCGAAGCGTACCGGGAAGCGGGAATTCGTGGCTGTGATGTCGGGTCCTTCATGCTGGATCCTGATCCCGTCACAGGCCTTCAACCGGAGGCAGCCATGGAATTCGCCCGCTTTTGCATCCCCAGGAGGACCTACACCCAGGCCCACCTCGATTACGTCGTCGCCTCCATGATGCGGGTCATGGAAAAAGCAAATACCCTCAGGGGCTACCGGATTGTCCGCGCGGAAAAAATTCTGCGCCATTTCACCGCCAGGCTGGAACCTGACGACTGATCTTTGCCGCCCGCGTACGGGGCCGGCTGGCTGAGTTTGCATACG from Fastidiosipila sp. encodes:
- a CDS encoding tRNA dihydrouridine synthase DusB, which codes for MPIFEALPLGLAPMAGFSTAPFRTLAARLGASFTITELVSARGIRHDPGLKRSARYLQPTGGDKPWGIQLFGQDPGDFAFAIDRVLSEPLYRPVSFIDINMGCPAPKVLKEGAGCALMRDRQQVERIIRAAVRTAGREGCPVTAKIRSGISPDAVNAVEIARAIEQGGAAAVTVHARTLDQYYRGRADWEVIGRVKQALSIPVFGNGDIRQPGDLEKMRSETACDGFMVGRAARGNPFIFRALRQGPSEVSTDQWLAVMIEHLDATVEALGETTAVKEMRSHFAFYLRGFERSPQFRRQVMVPARRDGVVAVLREAAKFRQASRLLY
- a CDS encoding 3-phosphoglycerate dehydrogenase; amino-acid sequence: MALILANDGIDKKAELKLIELGHEVDTKKYEGEDLLKRLGEVDCVIVRSATKIRDPQVDAGASGKLKLIIRGGVGLDNINVDYAESRGIKVRNTPAASSSAVAELALGHMLTMARHIGEANVTMRQGKWLKKEYSGTEIAGKKLGLIGFGRIGNSLAVKCLALGMEVMFTDIQDLECDICPQVKFDQVLAESDYVSIHIPFEGGAPLIGKKEIDRMKDGVFIINCARGGIVDEDALVDAIEAGKVRGAALDVFREEPLTNQRLLQCDKISLTPHIGAATAEAQARIGDVIVDIVKEIL
- a CDS encoding DUF1015 domain-containing protein, translated to MAVVRPFRAVRPLPSLAEQIASLPYDVMDRAEAKAMAGNNELSFLHVVRAEIDLPDSVDDYADQVYEKGCQRLRRMMADGVLVQDQQPFFYIYRQIMKGRVQTGLVATFSVDEYLSNKIKKHEFTRKEKEVDRTRHFDTCDAHTEPVFLTYRWQEAIDRLIADFIKFTEPVYDFKTEDQITHIFWVLDDPETISQLESLFAGIPSLYIADGHHRSAVSANVALKRREEYPDAPADAEFNYFMAVVFPDQDLFIMDYNRLVKDLNGMTPAEFLERIGGIYQVERVNQAFHPHRKAEMCMYLDGSWYKLTAPPSLFEGLDPVRRLDVSILQDNVLTPLLDIDDPRTSMRIDFVGGIRGLDELKRRVDAGWAAAFAMCPTTMDDLLAIADAEMVMPPKSTWFEPKLRSGLFVHLLSN
- a CDS encoding tryptophanase; this encodes MATYMPEPYRIKMVEPLKVTTRKEREEAIRRAHFNLFGLKSDEIYIDMLTDSGTGAMSDRQWAAIMMGDESYAGSRSYYSLMEVCQELFGWKYFQPVHQGRAAEKVLFPNLLKKGQISISNMHFDTTAGHVMLCGAKPVNCVDPRALDPDSLYPFKGNMDNAHLEELIEQYGHGQVGMIVITVTCNSAGGQPVSLANMEETAAIARLHGIPLVIDAARFAENAFFIKEREEGQSSRSIREIVRLMFAHADAFTFSAKKDGIVNMGGLVAVREDEKLIEGVRRQVVPSEGFLSYGGLAGRDMEALAVGLEEGLDEAFLRSYTGQTRYLVDRFIEEGIPCQRPAGGHAVFVDAGRLLPHISYDRFPAQSLCVEAYREAGIRGCDVGSFMLDPDPVTGLQPEAAMEFARFCIPRRTYTQAHLDYVVASMMRVMEKANTLRGYRIVRAEKILRHFTARLEPDD
- a CDS encoding alpha/beta hydrolase, with protein sequence MERKTEYIDSSDGSTHLYVQIWEPDGPPRAVLQIAHGMVEFIDRYDRFARVLAGEGILVAGNDHLGHGGSVKSKDDWGFFAEKNGNRCVVEDMRSLQYLLRERYPSIPQFILGHSMGSFLVRQYLHTYPEDRFSGAIILGTGMQPAWLLSTGLILARIIRAVKGPRHRSRFLTKLSLGSNNKHFKPSRTPCDWLTRDQAIVDLYCADERNRFKFTASAFLDMFEGIRTLYSKKNLKKMDTRTPLLIASGSDDPVGSMGKAAPAYGRQLKALGFQDVTVKLYPGARHELVNETNHDQVDQDIISFVLEHTDLKSRSE
- a CDS encoding alanine--glyoxylate aminotransferase family protein produces the protein MYKKLFIPGPTDVTPEVLEKMATPMIGHRTKEATALQQSASEKLQKLMYTENTILLSTSSGTGLMEGSIRSCTLKKAAVFSVGAFGDRWYDLAEQNGVPADIFRSEPGQPTTPEMVDQALSTGDYDVVTVTHNETSSGIVNPCAEIGEVIRKYPGVLYLVDAVSSLGGAKIEVDKWGIDVCIASTQKCLALPPGLSLCSVSERAIEAAKQVEKRGYYLDLVRLYKRVKKDYQYPSTPSLSHMFALDYQLDRILEEGLDNRFDRHQRLAEIVRAWAEKHFSLFAKEGFRSNTVTCINNEDAFVFADLSSALLERGFRIGSGYGPFKATTFRIATMGELQEETLRELLANIDEILGLEA